CTGCGGACGGTTCGGCGATATGCAGTGTGACGGCAAACAGATGCGCCGCCGGATCGGCCGCGATGATGCTGTACGACAGACCACGCTGGGCGGACTTGCCAATGGATTTTCCAGTATTCTTTTTCATCTTATCCTCGCACGTTGCCGGCAATTACAGTCAGCATCAGCGCCACTACCGCGACGCAAGTCAATTTGAAGCGCAGCTCAATAAACCAGGTCGGCAGGCCGTACCAGGTAAACAGCCGCTTGTCAGCCTGATAGGCGGCGATGAAACCGGCCATCAACAGCGCAAAACCGAAGCCTCCGGCCATGGTTGAGAACCAGGCGATGATGGTTGGCACCACGCCCCAGGCCAGCGCCCGTTTGGTGTGATCGGCCGACAGGTCGGCGCGCAGCACCACTGCCCCCCAATGGATACCGCCCAGAAAGGACAGCGCGGCAATACCATAGGCCAACTGGCCGCGAATGAACTCGTGCAGCCAGTCGGGGCTAACCAGCCAGCAGGCAAGAGTCAGCAACACGAATGGGATCAATCCGGCAAAGCCAAGCAAATGAATAATACGTTTGTTCAGGAAATGTGGGTTCATCAAGAGGATGTCGATAAGCGCCGCCGGCCGCCCCCATGGCGTCGTCGCGTTGCGCGAAAAGACGATAGTGTAGCGGGATTGCTCGCTTTCGGCCTGTGCCTCGGTGACATGGCGCGCAAAAGACCGGCGGATTGATTGCTTCAGGCTGGCGATTGTCGTATATCGGAGACGGTATCGATATCCAGGTGAATGCCGGGATCGCCTACCACCACCTCCACCACAGGCAACGACTGCAGCAGGCCGCGTGCACCCTGATCGCCGCGCAAGGTCAGCAAGCGCGGCAGATGCCGTCGACTGAATCCGACCGGATTGCCGCGCCTGCCTTGATAGACCGGCACCGCGATGTCGGCACCGCGACGCAGTGCTAAAGCCAGTGCCGCAATGGTCGCGCTCTGCACGTAAGGCATATCACCCAATGCAATCACCCAGCCATCGGCGTCGCTGGCGTGCTGCAGTCCGCATACCAACGACGCCGCCATGCCTTCGTCAGCGTTGGCACAATGCACATAGTCGCAATCGCCAAGTTGCGCCAACAGCTCTGGCGCCTGGTCCCGCATCACAATGCATGTCGGCAGCGCGGCAGCCAGATGGTGAGCTGCGCTTGCCAGCACCGTGTGGCCAGGCGCCGCCGGCAGCATTTGCAGCAATTTGCTAAGCGCGCCGCTCGGATCGAAGCGCCGACCGCGACCGGCGGCCAACAGCAGCCCTACTATCTGCCCGTGATATCGTTGGCCGCTCATGGTTGATGTTGGAGAGAAGGATGTCGGGTTGATCAATCTCGCCGGCACTGCAGCGAGTGCAATCTACTTCAGAGACGTAAACTTGGCTTCCATGGCCTTGGCATCGATCCAGCCTGGCGCCCGCGTACCATCAGCAAAGATAATCGTCGGTGTACCAGTGACATTCAATTTCCGGCCGAGCGCCAGCACCTTGTCGTTAGGGGCCTGACATGCCGACGACGCCGCTGCCGCAGCCTTGCCGTCGACCATCAGCTCAGTCCAGGCCTTGGCCTGGTCCGCGCTGCACCAGACATTGCGTGACTTGACAGCCGAGTCTTCGGCCAGGATGTTGTACAGGAAAGTGTAGATGGTGACGTTGTCGACTTCTTGCAACGTGGTCTTGTGCAAGCGCTTGCAGTAGCCGCAGTTCGGATCTTCAAACACCGCGATCACGCGTTTGCCATTACCTTTGACTTTTTTCATTGCCAGGTCCAGCGGCAAATCCGAGAACTTGACCTTGTTGATATCATCGATCCGTTCACGCGTATAGTCGCGGGAAGTTTTGGCATCCATCACACGGCCG
This DNA window, taken from Collimonas arenae, encodes the following:
- a CDS encoding DUF3429 domain-containing protein; protein product: MNPHFLNKRIIHLLGFAGLIPFVLLTLACWLVSPDWLHEFIRGQLAYGIAALSFLGGIHWGAVVLRADLSADHTKRALAWGVVPTIIAWFSTMAGGFGFALLMAGFIAAYQADKRLFTWYGLPTWFIELRFKLTCVAVVALMLTVIAGNVRG
- a CDS encoding nucleotidyltransferase family protein, whose amino-acid sequence is MSGQRYHGQIVGLLLAAGRGRRFDPSGALSKLLQMLPAAPGHTVLASAAHHLAAALPTCIVMRDQAPELLAQLGDCDYVHCANADEGMAASLVCGLQHASDADGWVIALGDMPYVQSATIAALALALRRGADIAVPVYQGRRGNPVGFSRRHLPRLLTLRGDQGARGLLQSLPVVEVVVGDPGIHLDIDTVSDIRQSPA